AGAAACATTAAATGGCAAACAGTTGCTTTAAGGCATTTTCCACTAATAGAAATAGTGAAATAAGGATTGGCACTtctgcagcatttctcaacctttaagtatttgcgaccgagttttcataacagttttaatcgcacccctaatgttttttgaaaggagcccactaataccaatttatttttaattaatgatatatcatagatgcatattttattatacctacttaacttatcgacatttatctaactctatagttatttttctagcatcaaaatgtagtttaagttcatttgttttggtttcaatagatgtacttttcatattttcgattcttgttttctatttttcacatctttgcgtccCCCATTTTGTTACTTCGGACCCCACTAGGGGGGCCCacctcacagtttgagaaccactgcattactgCATAATGACCACACAACAACATGTTTTGAATACAGGAGAAGCAAGTTTGACTAATGATATGAAATCATCTATGCTTGATTTTAGTGAACTTATTTTAATACTGATCAATGAAGGCTGTGTACAGATTGTGGACTGACTTTTTTTGTAGAGAAAGtgtaaaaataatcaatatgGAAATATTGACAACAATTCAATTGTAACGTTGAATTAAGGTTGCAGTTTTTCTCTAAttctttacttattatttggGGTTGAGAATAAAATAGTGCAATTAgctcattttaaatatatgattCTTTGTTATAAATGCATAAAAACCTGAAACCCACTCCTAATGCTCTTTCTTGATGTAGAGGAAACTCCAAGAACTCCTAAGAATGTGGCAGGAGTTTTAGAAGGAGCAGAAAGTGTTAGATAGACACctggaaaattattttatttattaattgctaTTTTCTAGAAATCTGAAATACTATatcttaaaatatgtaattttctaatctgcttaattCAGACCAGAGTCATGGGGGGGCTGGAGGCTTACCAGCTAGCTTTGGGGCACattcaggaacaaaccctggacaggacaccagtccatcactgagcGAGCACACACAAAGGCCATTTTACAATAAACTGAACCTATATGCCTTTGAACAGTGGGTGGAAACTAGagcagacacaggagaacatgctaactccacgcaaagaggacccaggaggcaaaccctggtctccttactgcaagtcagcagcactatcactgagCCACCAAAGGCATAAAATGTAATATCTTAATACAATTAGACTAATCTCATAAAATTGGATTTCTTGATACTTATGCATAAGGGTTCTGGTTGACATTTGACTGAAGGCCCGGTTTTCATTAACTCCCTTCCAGTTTATCTTTTTTGCAACATCATCTTCAAAAATATGTGAAAGAATATTCCAAGTGACATGCTTGGTATCTTGTCCTCCAATAGATGCCATTACAAAATCTACAAGGACAAAAGATAATATACAGGCAGTGACTTTagaattaaaatactaaaatatatgcAGAAACAGCATCAATGGtcactctgaagcatttgtcttttgactttgatGTGATTGGCATTCTGACAAGTATTGCTAAAAAGTTACACTTTccgaagtaaaaaaagaaaaacagctgaaTATTCGCTTCATAATTAACCATAATGTTAAATGTAATTCAATCCAGTAGacattaattttgtaataataatagtacagtatataacaaaggAAGCACAAAATTCATCGATTGTAATGTTCAGAAAGCtcaaatgacatcatttacaTTTGCAACTCTTGTTATTGTAAAAGGAAGTTTTCTTGTAACTGTAGGACACTATAGAGCTATTAAATATTTTCCTAAACATAGTCCCTTACACAATAAACATCCTGTAACAGATAACCCATCTAACAGTTAAAACAACTATATTAGTGCAAATTTGGGATGACACTTATGTAAATATTACAGCTCCATGCACAAATAATTGTAAAGTCACATGGGTATTGTGTgtaaaacatacagtacttacccatgataaataattactgaagaaaaaaaaaatgcagacttaTTTCAGACATTCTACCCATGTCATACCATACCTTAGAACTAATttagaaacataaaatatttttccattgaGAAATAACTGATTCTACAGTTTCTTATTTTGCCTATGATTAGCATATAATGTTTAGATTTGGTCTTGTCCTATTATGTACAAAAGAATtagtaattgtttaaaattatgacacaATCCAAGTGAATATTTTAAGTTAAacaaaaccagaaagagaacaaAGTCTAGCTTTGCAATCCATACCATGTTCTTTTCTTCAAAGCATTGGTTGGTTGTTTCAACCAGGCCTCAAAGTCACCCACTTCCTCCAATGATTGCAAAGGAAACTGGACCTCCTCAGGCATATCAGGTGAGCATTAAATGTTTAGCCGACCAGATAGTGAACTGATCATGACAGCCAATTGTGACAGCTGGTGCTTCACATGTTCAAGCAATGTGAGGATATGAAGATCTgcagctgaaaaataaataccagcaaaatataaaaatgatactATTCATTTGAATACTTTGAAAAGGCAATGAATCCTACTCTTGCACTTTGGAGCAAACATAACTCTCATATATGTTAAAACAGCATCCTTTGGAACAtataaaatttaacatcttaaaaaccaaaacactaaaaatcaaggaatatactggcacaaaatgaacATGACAACAAATACcatatgggattaataaagtatctaacatATAGATATGTTCAAACATGTGTTGAATATGTGAAACAAGTACAATCAATAGTCTGATCATAACTTACCAGTGCAAGGTATTGGTTCTGTTCCACATCGATCCACTCTGTAAGTAGGCTTGAAGAGTTCAgaagtatttttcagttttggaaGGCTCATGGAAATTTGTTGAGATGTATTTTCAGAGAGCAATAGTGACTGGTAAGGAGGTGGCACCTGAAGCAAAGAATGTGGTGGTGAGCAACAAGGTGGCACAGATGGTAAAGGTGGTGATGGTACCTGAGGTGCAGAATGTGGGGATAACATGCAAGGTCCAGTTGACTGTTGAGGTTTTGAAAATCTTGTCAAGGGAACTTTTGTTTTATTAGCCAAGTCTTCATGTTCACTTTCACAGTCCATGTCACCATAGTAGTGGCTGTTTACAGAAGATTAAATGTGCATATATTACTCAAAACAAACGTTTCATACATTCAATAAAACACATGTGAAGTTGAATCAAACTTACATTAGTTTAGGAGCTCTTTTCACCCTGCCTATATCCTCATCATCATCTGAATCCAATTCTGAAGTTTGACAAATCAAAGACTTCTTCATcccttgccatgcagacatgtaATCTcctaaaagcatttcaaaaaagtTAATATCAGGTGATGTAATATAACATTATCACTTCTGTGATCTTTTAAATCACTACGACCTAGGCCCCATTTACATCTAGCattcacatattttctttttttgtaatcgCATCACAGTTTCATAGCATTTAACCAGCAAAGTGAAACTAGGAAAAATTGTAAGAGACCTACGTAAGAAAGTAAGAGTAAATTTCAATTTGGATAAATGTAATCActagagggcagcacggtggcgcagtgggtagcactgctgcctcgctgttaggagacccgggttcgtttctcaggtcctccctgcgtggagtttgcatgttctccccgtgtctgcgtgggtttcctcccacagtccaaagacatgcaggttaggtgcattggcgattctgaattgtccctagtgtgtgcgt
Above is a window of Polypterus senegalus isolate Bchr_013 chromosome 2, ASM1683550v1, whole genome shotgun sequence DNA encoding:
- the LOC120524659 gene encoding uncharacterized protein LOC120524659 isoform X1 — its product is MRGEDVLGGITCCLGNAFCVQHVNIMFILSIVFFFFCRMFLVVQFLDEQKAVSVIPQSWYSDGTTFWPNYKSNQRLNKAARYAEEPCPDWTKHDVRVLKSYGDYMSAWQGMKKSLICQTSELDSDDDEDIGRVKRAPKLIHYYGDMDCESEHEDLANKTKVPLTRFSKPQQSTGPCMLSPHSAPQVPSPPLPSVPPCCSPPHSLLQVPPPYQSLLLSENTSQQISMSLPKLKNTSELFKPTYRVDRCGTEPIPCTAADLHILTLLEHVKHQLSQLAVMISSLSGRLNI
- the LOC120524659 gene encoding uncharacterized protein LOC120524659 isoform X2 is translated as MFLVVQFLDEQKAVSVIPQSWYSDGTTFWPNYKSNQRLNKAARYAEEPCPDWTKHDVRVLKSYGDYMSAWQGMKKSLICQTSELDSDDDEDIGRVKRAPKLIHYYGDMDCESEHEDLANKTKVPLTRFSKPQQSTGPCMLSPHSAPQVPSPPLPSVPPCCSPPHSLLQVPPPYQSLLLSENTSQQISMSLPKLKNTSELFKPTYRVDRCGTEPIPCTAADLHILTLLEHVKHQLSQLAVMISSLSGRLNI